One window of Paenibacillus sp. FSL K6-3182 genomic DNA carries:
- a CDS encoding TetR/AcrR family transcriptional regulator, protein MTESKSDPRVLRTRKLIMDSFIELSGKKEFKDITIKDITTEAMINRATFYYHFEDIHNLLEKVLSEVLLVNLNYDFYQNDELNEEVFISIFEAVTNFQKSLSSRCHRGYEDTIARIIREQLEIIFYKMLLKQHKAEKDEALKLTAVLLSWGIYGVSVEWRRNSHKTPPEEFIKLAIPYIRTGIDRM, encoded by the coding sequence ATGACCGAATCAAAGTCGGACCCCCGAGTTCTACGTACCCGCAAATTAATTATGGATTCTTTCATTGAACTTTCAGGGAAAAAGGAATTTAAAGATATTACGATAAAAGATATAACTACAGAAGCGATGATTAATCGTGCAACTTTTTATTATCATTTTGAAGATATACACAACTTATTGGAAAAAGTACTGTCAGAAGTATTGTTAGTCAATTTGAATTATGACTTTTATCAAAATGACGAACTAAATGAAGAAGTATTTATTAGCATCTTTGAAGCTGTAACAAATTTTCAAAAGTCATTATCCAGTCGTTGCCATAGAGGTTACGAAGATACCATTGCCCGTATTATTAGGGAACAGCTCGAAATTATTTTTTATAAAATGTTGTTAAAGCAGCATAAAGCGGAGAAGGATGAAGCTCTAAAACTTACAGCTGTCCTATTAAGCTGGGGAATTTATGGGGTTTCTGTAGAATGGAGAAGAAATAGTCACAAGACACCGCCGGAAGAATTTATCAAATTAGCGATTCCTTATATACGGACTGGAATTGATAGAATGTAA
- a CDS encoding phytanoyl-CoA dioxygenase family protein, whose translation MMNENNRLSTLPLLEESYSLTQEQIASYQKDGHLFLKNVASAEMIKTYEPIISDLVFKHNYHDKPVSERDTYGKAFIQVGNLWEMSEAAAAFTLAKRFAKIAAELMGVEGVRIYHDQALFKEPGGGHTPWHQDQIYWPFDTNNTITLWMPLVPIPEEVGTMNFASGTNHLGYVSRQEISDESHKTLGQFIEGRSIPQVNYGAMAAGDATFHAGWTIHSAPGNPTDHMRKVMTIIYYADGTLVGEPDSKARRSDLENWLPGCKPGGIAASIKNPLVYKRENE comes from the coding sequence ATGATGAATGAAAACAATAGGTTAAGCACGCTGCCCCTGCTTGAAGAAAGCTATTCTCTCACGCAAGAACAAATCGCTTCTTATCAAAAGGATGGCCATCTCTTTTTAAAAAATGTCGCATCCGCAGAAATGATAAAAACGTATGAACCAATCATTAGTGACTTGGTATTTAAACACAATTACCATGATAAGCCGGTCTCTGAACGGGATACTTACGGCAAAGCTTTTATACAAGTAGGCAACCTTTGGGAGATGAGTGAGGCTGCAGCTGCATTCACACTTGCAAAACGTTTTGCAAAAATAGCTGCAGAATTGATGGGTGTTGAGGGTGTCCGGATTTATCATGATCAAGCATTATTCAAAGAACCTGGCGGCGGTCATACTCCATGGCATCAAGACCAAATTTATTGGCCTTTCGATACCAATAATACCATTACGCTGTGGATGCCGCTGGTCCCTATTCCTGAAGAAGTGGGTACAATGAACTTTGCTTCCGGCACCAATCATTTGGGTTATGTCAGCAGGCAAGAAATTTCGGATGAATCACATAAAACCCTTGGTCAATTCATCGAAGGACGCAGCATTCCTCAAGTAAATTACGGTGCTATGGCGGCTGGAGACGCTACCTTCCATGCAGGCTGGACCATCCACTCTGCTCCGGGTAATCCAACTGACCATATGCGCAAGGTGATGACCATTATCTACTATGCAGACGGTACACTCGTTGGTGAGCCAGACAGCAAGGCAAGACGCTCTGATCTTGAAAATTGGCTGCCAGGCTGCAAGCCGGGCGGAATCGCAGCGAGTATTAAAAATCCGTTGGTTTATAAGAGGGAAAACGAATAA
- a CDS encoding AraC family transcriptional regulator, with the protein MKPGMDATMNHRIVPYIRECDFALRKPWVLPERRLLDYLLVYVQEGECLFTVDGVAYPFEKGEFCFIQPNSVNRLEGTTNTVTPFAHFDIFYSTTSDQSFPTRAGQLDLTPYQHLMQPRLDEQFQTHIPVKLKLSHPSKFRDTFLQVVEFWQYKDSIMQLKAQTRMMELVTFILEDYMPANHVKQMSPQALNWITSYFSFNLSEPLSVVDMARRANLSTSRFNDVFKMQYGVTPHQYLLKTRIDHACELLLASKLTQEQIASYCGFSDIHHFSKAFKKIVGITPGEYSRGRMGR; encoded by the coding sequence ATGAAACCTGGCATGGATGCAACGATGAACCACCGGATCGTGCCCTATATACGAGAGTGCGATTTTGCGCTGCGAAAACCGTGGGTACTGCCGGAACGCCGTTTGCTTGATTACTTGCTTGTCTATGTACAGGAAGGGGAATGCTTGTTCACAGTTGATGGGGTGGCCTATCCATTCGAAAAAGGTGAGTTTTGTTTCATTCAGCCAAATAGTGTGAATCGTTTGGAAGGGACAACGAATACGGTAACGCCGTTTGCACACTTTGATATATTTTATAGTACGACTAGCGACCAAAGCTTCCCAACACGAGCGGGCCAATTGGATTTGACCCCCTATCAGCATCTTATGCAGCCGAGATTGGACGAGCAGTTCCAAACTCATATTCCGGTGAAGCTGAAGCTAAGTCATCCATCTAAATTTCGTGATACATTTTTGCAAGTGGTGGAATTCTGGCAGTATAAGGACTCCATTATGCAATTGAAGGCACAAACCCGAATGATGGAATTGGTTACATTCATACTAGAGGATTACATGCCTGCCAATCATGTCAAGCAAATGTCACCGCAGGCATTAAATTGGATTACTTCTTATTTTTCGTTTAACTTGAGCGAACCTTTATCGGTAGTTGATATGGCGCGAAGAGCTAATCTATCTACTTCAAGATTTAACGATGTATTTAAAATGCAGTACGGTGTAACACCGCATCAATATTTGTTAAAAACACGCATAGATCATGCTTGTGAGCTGCTGCTTGCATCCAAGCTGACACAAGAGCAGATCGCAAGTTATTGTGGGTTTTCAGATATTCATCATTTTTCTAAGGCATTCAAGAAAATAGTAGGAATAACTCCTGGTGAGTACAGCAGGGGGAGAATGGGGCGATGA
- a CDS encoding GNAT family N-acetyltransferase, whose translation MSIFTRTDHIGVIQPDIKVYQAKPEDTEAVLQLLIQTAEWLKSKGSTQWSGLLKGEDSHQTPEAIKRGEVYIFMQGNSLAGMVMLMQQASAWDRELWGEEGHEQSIYLHRLNINREVAGKNLGEAIVDWAGSGIHFEGKDRIRLDCIANNPKLNAFYLSCGYEHKGLSSNEMGEFNLYEKLQTVQ comes from the coding sequence ATGTCTATATTTACACGCACGGATCATATTGGCGTCATTCAACCGGATATTAAAGTATATCAAGCAAAACCAGAGGATACGGAAGCTGTATTGCAGCTTCTCATCCAAACAGCGGAATGGCTAAAGAGCAAAGGTTCTACGCAGTGGAGCGGCTTGCTGAAGGGGGAGGATTCTCATCAGACACCGGAGGCAATTAAACGCGGTGAGGTATACATATTTATGCAAGGAAACAGTTTGGCAGGCATGGTCATGCTTATGCAGCAAGCAAGCGCTTGGGATCGCGAGTTATGGGGTGAAGAGGGGCATGAACAGTCCATCTATCTGCATCGACTTAACATTAACCGTGAGGTTGCAGGCAAAAACTTAGGTGAAGCCATTGTGGATTGGGCAGGATCAGGTATTCATTTTGAGGGAAAAGATCGTATTCGGCTGGACTGTATTGCGAATAATCCGAAGCTCAATGCATTCTACCTAAGCTGCGGGTATGAACATAAAGGTTTATCCTCCAATGAGATGGGGGAATTTAATTTATACGAGAAATTGCAGACAGTACAGTAA